In Longimicrobiales bacterium, the following proteins share a genomic window:
- a CDS encoding phosphoribosyltransferase family protein, with amino-acid sequence EILRVCWNPACRVEFGELQQATFTMEDVIDTVRSGAPLAPGQIETLETSTNHDRATAAGVVALRQYPAQHRARLQALILRYLSAEARECVTTLDLTESRFGFDPRLVTLNEINGESGTESAAAAARVFPPLRVNELPVPNHPERTFELRAMWPYWHVEYGQHLWQAIKDWGHGMRSGSEVHQSLLSFVALVLAGNALSETDQPGFAIVPAPSNTMSARQPGQCSLRLGQRVAEILECEFINALEKRRGGRIAVRRDPQHDLTGRTVILVDDQVTDGNTMNGCVKALVEAGAEVVRVLTWSSSHETTEPTTSSCWLRRHHLPCDEHDGQTLF; translated from the coding sequence TGAAATACTGAGGGTCTGTTGGAACCCTGCTTGCCGCGTCGAGTTCGGCGAACTGCAACAAGCGACGTTCACCATGGAGGACGTGATCGACACGGTCCGATCCGGAGCGCCCCTGGCACCTGGGCAGATCGAGACCCTTGAAACGTCGACCAACCACGACAGGGCAACTGCCGCGGGGGTTGTCGCGCTACGCCAGTACCCGGCACAACACCGGGCGCGACTCCAGGCCCTGATCCTGAGGTATTTGTCGGCAGAGGCTCGTGAATGTGTCACGACGCTGGACCTAACCGAGAGCCGCTTCGGGTTTGACCCACGGCTAGTGACGCTCAACGAAATCAACGGCGAATCTGGGACCGAGTCGGCGGCTGCTGCCGCTCGAGTGTTCCCGCCGCTTCGAGTCAACGAACTTCCCGTACCCAACCACCCTGAGCGCACCTTCGAGCTTCGGGCCATGTGGCCCTACTGGCATGTGGAATACGGACAGCACCTTTGGCAAGCCATCAAAGACTGGGGCCACGGAATGCGTTCCGGTTCCGAAGTCCATCAGTCGCTTCTGAGCTTTGTTGCACTCGTGCTCGCCGGGAACGCCCTGTCTGAGACCGACCAACCAGGCTTCGCTATCGTCCCGGCCCCCAGCAACACCATGTCGGCCAGACAGCCAGGCCAATGCTCGCTCAGGCTTGGGCAGAGGGTTGCCGAAATCCTCGAATGCGAGTTCATCAACGCGCTGGAGAAGCGGCGGGGTGGGCGCATCGCCGTCCGGCGCGACCCCCAGCACGACCTCACCGGTCGGACGGTCATCCTCGTCGATGACCAGGTCACTGATGGGAACACCATGAACGGCTGCGTCAAGGCCCTAGTCGAGGCAGGAGCCGAGGTGGTCCGAGTACTCACCTGGTCCAGCTCCCACGAAACGACTGAACCAACGACCTCTAGCTGTTGGCTCCGACGGCACCACTTACCGTGCGACGAGCACGACGGCCAGACCTTATTCTGA